One part of the Bradyrhizobium sp. CB1650 genome encodes these proteins:
- a CDS encoding acyl-CoA dehydrogenase family protein, which produces MNKPVSAHTLEASHHLDPGSPDLEVLLNHIVEGASERERERTLPFKEIDLIRKARLGALRLPKEAGGAGGSIRELFEVVIRLGAADANVAHILRNHFSVVERLVRRPKDNQHREWQKAVAGGAIIGLAATELETPKVGNVRPNTTLTADGDDFLLNGTKYYSTGTLYSDYVLVRAADTSGTTAATLIPVSRDGIELLDDWDGLGQRLTATGTTHFRNVRVKRQEVVFDAPDAGYGIPYSNTFAQLFLTAINAGIVHATLRDASELVRSRKRTFYYAPSEAPTDDPLLQQTVGQISSGAFAAETVVLAAAEALDAATAGFDAGASNAAEAAHKAALLSAKAKIIADEFAIRSGSLLFDVGGASATKKAANFDRHWRNARTLSSHNPTTYKARAIGQYEISGTPLPAKGFF; this is translated from the coding sequence ATGAACAAGCCAGTCTCTGCCCACACCTTGGAAGCCTCGCATCACCTTGATCCCGGTTCGCCGGATCTCGAAGTCCTGCTCAACCACATCGTCGAAGGCGCAAGCGAACGCGAACGGGAACGCACCCTTCCCTTCAAGGAGATCGATCTCATCCGCAAGGCGCGGCTCGGCGCGCTTCGCCTCCCGAAGGAGGCCGGCGGCGCCGGCGGTTCGATCCGTGAATTATTCGAGGTCGTCATCCGCCTGGGCGCGGCCGACGCCAACGTTGCCCACATCCTGCGCAACCATTTCAGCGTGGTTGAGCGGCTGGTGCGTCGTCCGAAGGACAATCAGCATCGCGAATGGCAGAAGGCGGTCGCCGGCGGTGCCATCATTGGGCTCGCCGCGACGGAATTGGAAACGCCGAAGGTCGGTAACGTCCGTCCGAACACGACGCTGACGGCTGACGGCGACGACTTTCTCCTGAACGGCACCAAATATTACAGCACCGGCACGCTGTACTCGGACTACGTCCTCGTTCGCGCCGCGGACACCTCCGGTACGACCGCGGCGACCCTGATACCGGTCAGCCGCGACGGCATCGAATTGCTCGACGACTGGGACGGCCTCGGCCAGCGCTTGACGGCGACCGGCACCACGCATTTCCGCAACGTTCGGGTCAAGCGCCAGGAGGTGGTGTTTGATGCCCCCGACGCCGGCTACGGTATCCCCTATTCCAACACGTTTGCGCAGCTTTTCCTGACGGCGATCAATGCCGGCATCGTCCATGCCACCTTGCGGGATGCGAGCGAGCTGGTCCGCTCGCGCAAGCGCACCTTCTATTACGCGCCGAGCGAAGCGCCGACCGACGACCCCCTGCTGCAGCAGACGGTCGGCCAGATCTCCAGCGGCGCCTTTGCTGCCGAGACAGTCGTGCTGGCGGCGGCCGAAGCGCTTGATGCGGCCACTGCCGGATTTGATGCCGGCGCGAGTAATGCCGCCGAGGCGGCTCACAAGGCTGCACTCCTATCGGCAAAGGCGAAGATCATAGCGGACGAATTCGCCATTCGCAGTGGCAGCCTGCTGTTCGACGTCGGCGGCGCTTCCGCCACCAAGAAGGCGGCCAATTTCGATCGCCATTGGCGCAACGCGCGGACGCTGTCCTCGCACAATCCGACCACCTACAAGGCCCGCGCGATCGGGCAATACGAGATCAGCGGCACGCCGCTGCCGGCCAAGGGCTTCTTCTAG
- a CDS encoding ABC transporter permease subunit, translated as MLLLSWLAPVVLLIVWELLAQAGWLSPQVLPAPSKVVRTAFKLVVSGSLLNDLGVSLLRAVEGFAIGGGIGFALGTLVGFSRIAEAAIDRSVQMIRAIPFLGLLPLVIVWLGVGEAEKIFLVALGVTFPIYINTTLGIRQVDPKLVELGRIQGLGTLNLIRRIILPGALPSILTGVRYALATAWLALVVAETIGAQSGIGFLAMDAREFLRTDVIVLTIVIYALIGVAADAIARTLERRLLAWHPNYGGTR; from the coding sequence TTGCTGCTGTTGTCGTGGCTTGCTCCGGTCGTGCTTCTTATCGTCTGGGAGCTGCTGGCGCAGGCCGGGTGGTTGTCGCCGCAAGTGCTGCCGGCACCAAGCAAGGTGGTCCGGACTGCATTTAAGCTGGTGGTTTCGGGAAGTTTGCTCAACGACCTCGGCGTTAGCCTGCTGCGCGCGGTTGAGGGTTTCGCCATCGGCGGCGGCATCGGCTTCGCGCTCGGCACCCTGGTCGGCTTTTCGCGGATCGCCGAAGCTGCGATTGATCGCAGCGTCCAGATGATCCGTGCGATACCGTTCCTCGGCCTGCTACCGCTGGTGATTGTCTGGCTCGGCGTCGGCGAAGCCGAGAAGATCTTTCTGGTCGCGCTTGGCGTGACCTTTCCGATCTATATTAACACCACGTTGGGGATCCGGCAGGTCGATCCGAAGCTGGTCGAACTCGGCCGGATCCAGGGCCTCGGCACGCTGAACCTGATCCGGCGCATCATCCTGCCGGGTGCGCTGCCCTCGATCCTGACCGGGGTACGTTACGCGCTTGCCACCGCGTGGCTGGCGCTGGTGGTGGCCGAAACCATCGGCGCGCAATCCGGGATCGGCTTTCTCGCCATGGACGCGCGCGAATTCCTGCGCACCGACGTGATCGTGCTGACGATCGTGATCTACGCGCTGATCGGCGTCGCAGCCGATGCGATCGCCCGCACTCTCGAGCGTCGCCTGCTGGCGTGGCATCCAAACTATGGGGGCACACGGTGA
- a CDS encoding ABC transporter ATP-binding protein has product MTLHVVLPSTAASPAVVVTTLCRAYGSRVVIENLNLRIERGEFVALLGESGCGKTTLLRALAGLDPIDGGRIAAPRRPAVVFQEHRLLPWDTLWRNVALGLQVADARERAAAALAEVGLGDRLDDWPRNLSGGQAQRVALARALVQEPELLLLDEPFAALDALTRIRMHDLVRELVATHRPGVLLVTHDVDEAIALADRILVMRDGRIAFEHRAGGHGARSIARAELLAELGVVASHPIPA; this is encoded by the coding sequence GTGACCTTGCACGTTGTCCTCCCTTCGACCGCGGCTTCGCCGGCCGTCGTCGTGACAACTCTCTGTCGCGCCTACGGCAGCCGCGTCGTGATCGAGAACCTCAACCTGCGCATCGAACGCGGCGAGTTCGTTGCCCTGCTCGGTGAAAGCGGCTGCGGCAAGACCACGCTGCTCCGTGCGCTGGCCGGGCTCGACCCGATCGACGGCGGGCGCATCGCCGCACCGCGTCGCCCGGCGGTCGTCTTCCAGGAGCACCGGCTGCTGCCGTGGGACACCCTGTGGCGCAACGTGGCACTCGGCCTGCAGGTAGCCGATGCCCGCGAGCGTGCGGCCGCGGCGCTGGCCGAGGTCGGACTCGGTGACCGGCTCGACGACTGGCCGCGTAACCTCTCCGGCGGTCAGGCGCAGCGCGTTGCGCTGGCCCGCGCCCTGGTGCAGGAGCCCGAGTTGCTCCTGCTTGATGAACCCTTTGCCGCGCTCGACGCGCTGACTCGCATCCGCATGCACGATCTGGTACGCGAATTGGTGGCCACGCACAGGCCCGGCGTCCTCCTCGTCACCCATGACGTGGATGAAGCGATCGCGCTGGCGGACCGCATCCTGGTGATGCGCGACGGTCGGATCGCCTTCGAGCATCGCGCCGGCGGTCATGGTGCGCGGTCGATTGCGCGCGCCGAGCTGCTGGCCGAGCTCGGCGTCGTCGCCTCCCACCCCATCCCTGCCTGA
- a CDS encoding NrtA/SsuA/CpmA family ABC transporter substrate-binding protein translates to MSKFANPSRRGFLGGAAFGIGALAGFDLSQTVEAATGRVTDTVRLTWGLSGLNLIAKERGQFEKLLAKDGIKVEWLGPFPNHAPTLQAVTGGSADFSFGGSTTPALAAIIAGSPLVFTQFVVYEPRTTAIIAKDDSGINRIEDLIGKSVAVNRSGLGEFLLVAALEKHKVDRSAVKFVYLNPPDAAPALASGKVDAWSMWSPGVDIARLEYKAHDIFLEGRDLDFQIDYTSYLTTRKFATENPALVRAVNDAFRAEGKWISENGKDAEYIAQKAGKYSDQVRDQFIALKRTYRYFPVNDENFLSELQKAANWLVARKVLPEPVKVNDQLAQL, encoded by the coding sequence ATGTCTAAATTCGCAAACCCTTCCCGCCGCGGTTTCCTCGGCGGCGCCGCCTTCGGCATCGGCGCGCTGGCGGGCTTCGATCTGTCGCAGACCGTCGAGGCGGCGACCGGCCGTGTCACCGACACGGTTCGCCTAACCTGGGGTTTGAGCGGCCTGAACCTGATCGCCAAGGAGCGCGGACAGTTCGAGAAGCTGCTCGCCAAGGACGGCATCAAGGTCGAATGGCTGGGGCCGTTCCCGAACCACGCCCCGACGCTGCAGGCGGTGACCGGCGGTAGCGCCGATTTCAGCTTCGGCGGCAGCACGACCCCGGCGCTGGCCGCGATCATCGCGGGCTCCCCGCTCGTGTTCACCCAGTTCGTGGTCTACGAGCCGCGCACCACCGCGATCATCGCGAAGGACGATTCCGGCATCAACAGGATTGAGGATCTGATCGGCAAGTCGGTGGCGGTGAACCGTTCCGGTCTCGGCGAATTCCTGCTGGTCGCGGCCCTCGAGAAGCACAAGGTCGACCGCTCCGCGGTGAAATTCGTCTACCTCAATCCGCCGGATGCGGCACCGGCCCTCGCCTCCGGAAAAGTCGACGCGTGGTCGATGTGGAGCCCCGGCGTCGACATCGCCCGGCTCGAATACAAGGCGCACGATATCTTCCTCGAGGGCCGCGATCTGGATTTCCAGATCGACTACACCTCCTATCTCACCACGCGCAAATTCGCGACCGAAAACCCGGCGCTGGTTCGCGCAGTCAACGACGCATTTCGCGCCGAAGGAAAATGGATTTCGGAGAATGGCAAGGACGCGGAGTACATCGCGCAGAAGGCCGGCAAGTATAGCGACCAGGTGCGCGATCAGTTCATCGCCCTGAAGCGGACATATCGCTACTTCCCGGTCAACGACGAGAACTTCCTGTCCGAATTGCAAAAGGCGGCCAATTGGCTGGTCGCACGCAAGGTGCTGCCTGAACCGGTCAAGGTCAACGATCAGCTGGCTCAGCTCTGA
- a CDS encoding LLM class flavin-dependent oxidoreductase has protein sequence MTTRPLRFGIWALVHGSRAAYQDPEEPYDASWERNRDLVLAAEALGYDSTLIAQHTINPHREDLDQLEAWSAAAGIAALTSRIELIAAIKPYLYHPVVLAKLALGIENISRGRFAINLVNAWNRPELDKAGIGFAEHDARYAYGREWITVVSRLMQGERLTYKGEHFDVRDYVLRPTSLYRHRPLIYVGGESEPARALVADHGDVWFINGQPLEDVAGLIADVAARPRAGAPLRFGLSAFVIARETHAKAQAAYERLLDLSNKDAPMKAIQQHNTDPKVVMMQTMQKSARVGSNGGTAAGLVGSYDEVAARIRAFHAAGIELFMLQFQPFEAEMERFAKEIIPRVRAGSPAAANDEPTPVVGSR, from the coding sequence ATGACGACACGACCGCTCCGTTTTGGCATCTGGGCGCTGGTGCACGGTTCGCGCGCTGCCTATCAGGATCCCGAAGAGCCGTACGATGCATCATGGGAGCGCAACCGCGATCTCGTGCTCGCAGCGGAGGCGCTGGGTTACGATTCCACGCTGATCGCGCAACACACGATCAATCCGCATCGGGAGGATCTCGATCAGCTGGAGGCCTGGAGCGCGGCGGCCGGGATCGCGGCGCTGACCAGCCGGATCGAGCTCATCGCGGCGATCAAGCCCTATCTCTACCATCCGGTCGTGCTGGCGAAGCTCGCGCTCGGGATTGAGAACATCAGCCGCGGCCGCTTCGCGATCAATTTGGTCAATGCCTGGAACAGGCCCGAGCTCGACAAGGCGGGTATCGGCTTCGCCGAGCACGACGCCCGCTATGCCTATGGCCGCGAGTGGATCACCGTGGTGTCGCGCCTGATGCAGGGCGAGCGGCTGACCTACAAGGGCGAGCATTTCGACGTCCGCGATTATGTGCTGCGACCGACGAGCCTCTATCGGCATCGGCCGTTGATCTATGTCGGCGGGGAATCCGAGCCGGCGCGCGCGCTGGTCGCCGATCACGGCGACGTCTGGTTCATTAACGGGCAGCCGCTCGAGGATGTCGCGGGCTTGATTGCCGACGTCGCGGCCCGGCCGCGAGCCGGGGCTCCGCTCCGTTTCGGCCTGTCCGCCTTCGTCATCGCACGCGAAACCCACGCCAAGGCGCAAGCTGCCTATGAGCGGCTGCTCGATCTGTCGAACAAGGATGCGCCGATGAAGGCGATCCAGCAGCATAACACCGACCCGAAGGTCGTCATGATGCAGACTATGCAGAAATCGGCGCGGGTCGGCAGCAATGGCGGGACTGCCGCGGGACTCGTCGGCAGCTACGACGAGGTGGCGGCCCGCATTCGGGCGTTCCATGCCGCTGGAATCGAATTGTTCATGCTGCAATTTCAGCCGTTCGAGGCGGAGATGGAACGTTTTGCCAAGGAAATCATTCCGCGCGTGCGCGCGGGATCGCCGGCCGCGGCCAACGACGAGCCGACGCCGGTGGTTGGCTCACGTTGA